From the genome of Adhaeribacter pallidiroseus:
CTTCGGCTTCTGCTTTTATTAATAAGCGGGTAAGTAATGCTGCTTTATAGGCCGCAATACTTCCGCTAACTCCCAAAATTATTTTTTTATGCCGCAGCATGCAGCCAATTATAAACCGGAAGTTTCTTCTTCGGCATCCGGGCGACGGAAAAATACTTTGCCTTCTAAAAATTCTTCGATGGCTAGGTTCGTTGGTTTAGGCATGCGCTCGTAGTATTTCGAGATTTCGATTTGCTCGCGGTTTTCAAAAATCTCTTCCAGGTTATCTACGGTAGTAGCAAACTCCGCTAATTTAGAGTTTAACTCTTCTTTAATTTTAACCGAAATTTGATTGGCTCTTTTGGAAATAATTGCTACCGATTCGTATACGTTTCCCGTTTCGTCGGCGAAATCGGCCATGTTGCGGGTAATAATTGAAGATGAAACTGCCATATAATTAGTTGTAAAGTTTAAAAGTTAGAAAGTTGAAAGGTTGTATGTTACAAGTTGCAAGTTGCAAGTTACAGGTTGTAGGTTATAACGACACCCGTTTTCTAGTACAACAAATTAACCCGACTACATGAGTATTTTAAAAATTTAAAAAATTTGCTTGTTAATTAAGGTTTAAGAGCAGTTAACGTAAAACATACGACTTATCACCTATTACCAAAACCTACTTGCTGGCCGTACTTGGTCCTTTGGTCGTGTCTTTTAATCTTTCGAGTTGCTTAGTGCTTTTATCAAAAAAGCTTTCGGCATTTTTTAAATATTTGCTTTTCGGGTACTTATCTACTAAATCCTGATAAAAGGCAACAGTTTCTAAATAACGTTCCCGTTGTTTATCCGCTACACTACGCTCTGCTAAGTTATACTGGGCTTCTAACCTTAAAAAAGAGGCCTCTTCGTTATAGTTAGAAGAAGGAAAACTGCGCTGAAAGTTGTTGAAGGCCGTTACCGCTGCCTGATAATATCGCATAGAGGCATAAATGCGGGCACTTTCAAAAGCTTTGCGTTCTACTTTCGCCGACAGCTCCTGGTACATTTTATCGGCTTCATCTTTCATTTTACTCGCCGGATACCGGTTTAGGAAGTCCTGAATCGCTTCGATGGCCGTGTAGGTACTGGTTTGATCGAGGTTAAAAGTAGGCGAATCGCGGTACAGCGATTTCGCGTGCATAAAAAGTGCTTCTTCGGCATACTCGCTCCGCGGGTACGTGTCGTAAAACGATTTAAAATGAAAAGAACTCAACGGGTAAGAGCGCTGGTAAAACTGCGTATAAGCAAAATAAAATTGGGCTTTTTCCGCTTCCGGCCGACCTTTTAGTACCGGAATTAACTCTTCCAACAAAGTACTGGCCCGGTAATAATCCTGCTTTTCGTAATATTTTAAGGCCGCCTGGTATTTTGTATCGGCGTTGGTGCTTTTCAGGATTTTGTTGTAATCACTGCAGGCACTCAGCACCAAAATAAAAAATGCCGATATAACTGTGATATAAGAGGTTCTGGTCATGGGCTGGCAAAATTAGGAAAATCTGTTTCCATATGCAAACGCTTTCGGCATTAGTGCACTGGTCAGATAATTGGCTTTACTTCGATTTTTTATTATTTCTTTTAAACAGCGACTTCTTAGGGGTTGGTTCCGTTTTTAAGGTAGATGCTTTTTCCGGTGTTTTGGTTGCCTGCTTGGGGGTGCGTTTAGCTAAAACTAATTCTTTGGTAGGTTGTTCGGTAATGCGCCAGTTAAAACCTTTTAAACGTTTGTCCGGCTCTTTTAGCTCGTGCGGCGGAATAAAGCTGGCTTCCGGGTTGGTGAGTAACGAAACGGTATTTACTTTTCCTTCTTTAAACCGCAGAATTAAATCGCTGGAAATACTCCGGTTCATGCCGGTGGTAGCCGTATCGCCTTCCAAGGCAAAATAAATGCTTTCGCCGTTGCCGTTTACGTTTACTTTGGCTATTTGCCCGGCTTTAAAAAAAGCTTCCATGTTCCGGCCTTTTACCTGATTCAGGTTCTTCAGGGTGTCTTCCGAAATAATAAAGGCATTATTATACATGTACATTTTATCCAACGTTTTATTCCGGATAAACATATTCATACTATCAGCTAGCAACTGACTTTTTTCGCTCCAAACTACCGGATCGCGGCGCAAGTGCATTACCGAGTCGGTTACATTATACGTTAAGGAATCACACTTGCCTTGTAAATCCGATTTAAAAA
Proteins encoded in this window:
- a CDS encoding DNA-directed RNA polymerase subunit omega, producing the protein MAVSSSIITRNMADFADETGNVYESVAIISKRANQISVKIKEELNSKLAEFATTVDNLEEIFENREQIEISKYYERMPKPTNLAIEEFLEGKVFFRRPDAEEETSGL
- a CDS encoding outer membrane protein assembly factor BamD is translated as MTRTSYITVISAFFILVLSACSDYNKILKSTNADTKYQAALKYYEKQDYYRASTLLEELIPVLKGRPEAEKAQFYFAYTQFYQRSYPLSSFHFKSFYDTYPRSEYAEEALFMHAKSLYRDSPTFNLDQTSTYTAIEAIQDFLNRYPASKMKDEADKMYQELSAKVERKAFESARIYASMRYYQAAVTAFNNFQRSFPSSNYNEEASFLRLEAQYNLAERSVADKQRERYLETVAFYQDLVDKYPKSKYLKNAESFFDKSTKQLERLKDTTKGPSTASK